A single window of Chitinophagales bacterium DNA harbors:
- a CDS encoding deoxyribodipyrimidine photo-lyase produces the protein MKIAIHWFRRDLRWDDNTALHKALSGDLPVLPLFIFDTNILDQLENKRDSRVHFIHRELSRLQEDMAAKGSSLLIKHGKPIEVWKQLLKEYDIAAVYTNRDYEPYAQERDKAIYELLQSQNIPFKGCKDHVIFEKKEVVKNDGTPYTVFTPYSKKWLAAYKETPPKINSSALYFKNFYETQLLPFPTLADLGFEETDTDFPSMDLDESLLDDYKTLRDFPAKDHTSRLSVHFRFGTISIRKMAAKGLELSAGWLNELIWRDFYQMILYNFPHVVHKAFKPAYEHIPWRNDEAEFEKWCQGKTGYPLVDAGMRELNETGFMHNRVRMVVASFLTKHLLIDWRWGEAYFAEKLLDFELASNNGGWQWAASTGCDAAPYFRVFNPTSQLEKFDKELRYVKKWVAEYGTSSYPQPMVVHKEARERVLRVFKETLEAYKN, from the coding sequence ATGAAAATAGCCATACACTGGTTCCGTCGAGACCTTCGATGGGATGATAACACTGCACTTCACAAAGCCCTCAGCGGTGATTTGCCTGTCCTTCCCTTATTCATATTTGACACCAACATCCTCGACCAACTCGAAAACAAACGAGATAGCCGAGTACATTTTATCCATCGAGAACTCTCTCGCCTCCAAGAAGATATGGCTGCAAAAGGTTCGAGTTTGCTCATCAAACACGGCAAACCCATTGAAGTATGGAAACAACTATTGAAGGAATACGATATCGCCGCAGTCTATACAAATCGAGATTATGAACCCTACGCACAGGAAAGAGACAAAGCCATTTACGAATTGCTGCAATCCCAAAATATCCCCTTCAAAGGCTGCAAAGACCACGTAATTTTTGAGAAAAAGGAAGTGGTCAAAAACGATGGAACACCTTATACCGTCTTCACTCCCTACAGCAAAAAATGGCTCGCTGCCTACAAAGAAACTCCACCCAAAATCAATTCCTCTGCCCTCTACTTCAAAAACTTCTATGAAACACAACTATTGCCATTCCCTACTTTAGCAGACCTCGGCTTTGAAGAAACTGACACCGATTTCCCTTCAATGGATTTGGACGAAAGCCTACTGGACGACTACAAAACCCTCCGTGATTTTCCCGCCAAAGACCACACAAGCCGCCTAAGTGTACATTTCCGCTTCGGCACCATCAGCATCCGCAAAATGGCTGCAAAAGGTTTGGAACTCAGTGCAGGTTGGCTCAACGAGTTGATTTGGCGAGATTTCTACCAAATGATTCTCTACAATTTTCCGCATGTCGTCCATAAAGCTTTCAAACCTGCTTATGAGCATATTCCGTGGCGCAATGATGAAGCTGAGTTTGAGAAATGGTGTCAAGGAAAAACGGGCTATCCGCTTGTAGATGCGGGTATGCGTGAACTCAACGAAACGGGTTTTATGCACAATCGGGTGCGTATGGTCGTGGCGAGCTTCCTCACCAAACACCTGCTCATTGATTGGCGATGGGGTGAAGCCTATTTCGCCGAAAAACTTTTGGATTTTGAGTTGGCTTCTAATAACGGTGGCTGGCAATGGGCTGCAAGTACGGGCTGTGATGCAGCTCCTTATTTTCGGGTGTTTAATCCGACTTCTCAGTTGGAGAAGTTTGATAAGGAGTTGAGGTATGTGAAAAAGTGGGTGGCGGAGTATGGGACTTCAAGCTATCCTCAGCCTATGGTAGTGCATAAGGAGGCGAGGGAAAGAGTTTTGAGGGTGTTTAAGGAGACGCTTGAAGCGTATAAAAACTAA
- the mltG gene encoding endolytic transglycosylase MltG yields MTQEQESVPNKKRSSFWKVLLMFTFVGLIAAAGFGWSFYQKIYAPNVTDNNGQAHNLYIPTGAGYSQVLEILKEQEILKNVADFDWVAQKMNYPNKIYPGRYVVKQGMSNRELVTKLRIGEQTPFNIIINNIRTKAQLIDLVESQLEADSIELVNLLNDNAYLRSKGFDKESVMAVFISDTYQFNWNTSAEQFFERALKEYQKFWSNERKAKADALKFTPIEVTTLASIVEEEAAKNDEMPRIAGVYVNRLRTPGWRLDADPTLKFALNDFEIKRILDVHKEVDSPYNTYTHDGLPPGPIRIPSKIALDAVLNVEDHDYMFFCAKEDFSGYHNFAKDYSTHVLNAKRYQKALNERKIFK; encoded by the coding sequence ATGACGCAAGAACAAGAATCAGTACCTAACAAAAAAAGAAGTTCTTTTTGGAAAGTATTGCTGATGTTTACTTTTGTGGGATTGATTGCAGCAGCAGGATTTGGTTGGTCGTTTTACCAAAAAATATATGCTCCCAATGTGACCGATAACAATGGGCAAGCACACAATTTGTATATTCCAACAGGTGCAGGCTACAGTCAGGTGTTGGAGATTTTGAAGGAGCAGGAAATACTCAAAAATGTAGCGGATTTTGATTGGGTAGCGCAAAAAATGAATTACCCTAACAAAATCTATCCGGGGCGTTATGTCGTGAAACAAGGCATGAGCAACCGAGAATTGGTAACAAAATTGAGAATTGGAGAACAAACGCCTTTTAATATCATCATCAATAATATACGAACCAAAGCGCAGTTGATTGACTTGGTAGAAAGCCAATTGGAGGCAGATTCTATAGAGTTGGTCAATTTGCTGAACGACAATGCTTACTTGCGCTCCAAAGGGTTTGACAAAGAGAGTGTGATGGCGGTGTTTATATCGGACACCTATCAATTCAACTGGAATACGAGTGCCGAGCAGTTTTTTGAGCGGGCATTGAAGGAGTACCAGAAATTTTGGTCAAATGAACGAAAGGCGAAAGCAGATGCGCTGAAATTTACCCCTATTGAAGTGACTACGTTGGCTTCAATTGTGGAAGAAGAAGCTGCAAAAAATGATGAGATGCCCCGCATTGCAGGTGTGTATGTCAATCGTTTGCGAACTCCAGGATGGCGATTGGATGCCGACCCTACTTTGAAGTTTGCTTTGAATGATTTTGAAATCAAGCGAATTTTGGATGTTCACAAGGAAGTAGATTCTCCCTACAATACCTACACACACGATGGTTTGCCACCTGGTCCGATTCGTATTCCTTCAAAGATTGCGCTGGATGCAGTCTTGAATGTGGAAGACCACGACTATATGTTTTTCTGTGCGAAAGAGGATTTTTCGGGCTACCACAATTTCGCAAAGGATTACAGCACGCACGTTCTCAATGCCAAACGCTATCAGAAGGCTTTGAATGAACGGAAGATTTTTAAATAA
- a CDS encoding cytochrome c peroxidase, whose product MSPLYYYTRKVGLLLLCLSLLNSCTKENNELDNQLETTLAAASKGQGLSFFQLPANDDLAAIPQDPKNPITKEKVILGKFLFHETGIAINPKHPEGAKTYSCASCHHAKAGFQACRIQGVGEGGMGFGISGESRVNNPDYLNLELDVQPLRTPSALNIAYQTNVLWNGQFGGTALNEGTEDQWTEETPKAVNHLGYEGTEIQAIAGLAVHRMAIKNSIAEMSNDYQGLFETAFSDFPEADRYSKETAGLAIAAYERTLLANEAPFQEWLKGNTNALTDAQKRGAVLFFGKAQCNACHTGAALSSMAFYALGMEDLQGFGVYGAEPQEGDKQGRGGFTKRPEDMYKFKVPQLYNLKDSPFYGHGGTFRSVEEVVRYKNEAIPSKTSVPKSQLADEFVPLGLSEQEIRDIADFIENGLHDPNLHRYVPESLPSGNCFPNNDAVSKSDLGCG is encoded by the coding sequence ATGAGCCCATTATACTACTATACCCGCAAAGTTGGCTTGCTACTGTTGTGCTTATCTCTCCTAAATTCTTGTACGAAAGAGAACAACGAATTAGACAATCAACTCGAAACTACCCTAGCGGCCGCTTCAAAAGGTCAAGGCTTAAGTTTTTTCCAATTACCTGCAAATGATGATTTAGCAGCGATTCCGCAAGACCCCAAAAATCCTATAACAAAAGAAAAAGTGATTTTGGGGAAATTCCTTTTCCACGAAACAGGAATCGCCATCAACCCCAAACATCCCGAAGGAGCAAAGACGTATTCTTGTGCGAGTTGTCACCATGCAAAAGCAGGTTTCCAAGCTTGTCGCATACAGGGAGTTGGAGAAGGAGGTATGGGTTTTGGTATCAGTGGCGAAAGTAGGGTGAACAACCCAGATTATCTCAACCTCGAATTGGATGTGCAGCCTTTGCGTACTCCTTCTGCTTTGAACATTGCTTACCAAACCAATGTGCTTTGGAATGGTCAATTTGGAGGAACTGCTTTGAATGAAGGTACTGAAGACCAATGGACGGAAGAAACCCCTAAAGCGGTTAACCATTTGGGCTATGAAGGTACCGAAATTCAAGCAATTGCAGGCCTGGCAGTACATCGAATGGCTATCAAAAACTCCATTGCAGAAATGAGCAATGATTACCAAGGTCTTTTTGAAACAGCATTTTCAGATTTTCCCGAAGCAGATAGATATTCTAAAGAAACAGCAGGTTTGGCCATTGCAGCCTATGAACGTACTTTGTTGGCAAATGAAGCACCTTTTCAAGAGTGGTTGAAAGGGAATACAAATGCGCTCACTGATGCCCAAAAAAGAGGCGCAGTGCTGTTTTTTGGAAAAGCACAATGCAACGCTTGTCATACAGGTGCAGCACTTAGTTCGATGGCTTTTTATGCCTTAGGTATGGAAGATCTTCAAGGTTTTGGTGTATATGGTGCAGAACCTCAAGAGGGTGATAAACAAGGTCGTGGTGGCTTTACGAAACGCCCAGAAGACATGTACAAATTCAAAGTCCCGCAACTCTACAACCTCAAAGATTCTCCTTTTTATGGGCATGGTGGCACTTTCCGAAGTGTGGAGGAAGTGGTTCGCTATAAAAACGAAGCGATTCCTTCAAAAACAAGTGTTCCGAAAAGTCAATTGGCGGATGAATTTGTGCCACTTGGATTGAGTGAGCAGGAAATTCGTGATATAGCTGACTTCATCGAAAATGGATTGCATGACCCAAATCTTCACCGATATGTTCCTGAAAGCTTGCCTTCTGGCAACTGCTTCCCGAACAATGATGCGGTGTCTAAGAGTGATTTAGGGTGTGGGTAA
- a CDS encoding DinB family protein, with the protein MTDSNRYIIGGLEGYTPHIACLVSMMNYARTTTKDAVEGLTMEELDYCMDEKSNSIGALLQHIAAVDFVYYLLTIEEREERSMTKEETEKWGAALDLGDRGRKELKGKTLEELFELMDNQRTKTLAALKGKDDEWLLKATKYSSDGEGKWNNYWKWFHVFEDEINHRGQIRLLRKRLPIEL; encoded by the coding sequence ATGACTGATTCAAATCGTTACATTATTGGTGGACTTGAGGGCTATACGCCGCACATTGCCTGCTTGGTGAGTATGATGAACTATGCCAGAACAACGACCAAAGATGCAGTTGAAGGTTTGACCATGGAAGAGTTGGATTATTGTATGGATGAAAAAAGCAACTCTATTGGAGCTTTGCTTCAGCATATAGCTGCCGTGGATTTTGTGTACTATCTTTTGACTATTGAAGAAAGAGAGGAAAGAAGCATGACCAAAGAAGAGACTGAAAAATGGGGGGCAGCTTTGGATTTGGGAGACAGGGGACGAAAGGAATTGAAGGGGAAAACCTTGGAAGAACTCTTTGAATTGATGGACAATCAGCGAACTAAAACCTTGGCAGCATTGAAGGGAAAGGACGATGAATGGCTGCTCAAAGCGACCAAATACTCTTCTGATGGTGAGGGAAAGTGGAACAATTACTGGAAATGGTTCCATGTTTTTGAAGATGAAATCAATCACCGAGGACAAATTCGTTTGTTGCGAAAGCGATTGCCAATTGAATTGTAA
- the purH gene encoding bifunctional phosphoribosylaminoimidazolecarboxamide formyltransferase/IMP cyclohydrolase — MSSIKVKKALLSVSDKTGLIPLAKTLQSFGCEIISTGGTGKKLAEADISYTDISKVTGNPEAFGGRMKTISFHIESALLFDRERDAEEAAGLNIEAIDMVVCNLYPFKKVLEAGADFETLIENIDIGGPTMVRAAAKNFKYVATITDPNSYENIIAELEENDGALTYETRHELMRIAFNHTADYDAMIAEAMDKSAGEHSIRLSFTGGKTLRYGENSHQSALYFKEVGAPNSLYDMEILHGKALSFNNILDIHGAIESVRTLNRTACSVIKHSNPCGLCEGENQRTVLEATWAGDPISAFGSIIAFNQKVEKSTVEFLDLDKKASQRKFVEVIVGPSFSDDALEYLQLHKDLRVIGYDINAPRTGKDLRYMNGSLLVQDLDVELHSKIETVTTASIEAPDDLVEFGLKAISNIKSNAIVVVRRKGEMLQLLGMGAGQPNRLIASKLALEKCGENLTNEYRGAPEGLETYIREELSKTVLISDAFFPFPDNVELAHEYGIKAIVQPGGSIRDNKVIDKCNELGVTMIFTGLRHFKH, encoded by the coding sequence ATGTCTTCCATAAAAGTCAAAAAAGCACTCCTAAGCGTATCCGATAAAACAGGTTTGATTCCTTTAGCCAAAACACTTCAATCCTTTGGCTGCGAAATTATTTCCACAGGTGGCACAGGCAAAAAACTTGCCGAAGCAGATATTTCCTACACCGACATCTCCAAAGTAACGGGCAATCCAGAAGCCTTTGGTGGGCGCATGAAAACTATTTCCTTCCATATTGAATCTGCCTTACTCTTTGACCGTGAGCGAGATGCCGAAGAAGCCGCAGGGCTAAACATTGAAGCGATTGATATGGTCGTCTGCAATTTGTACCCCTTCAAAAAAGTACTCGAAGCAGGAGCAGATTTTGAAACTTTGATTGAAAACATTGACATCGGCGGCCCAACAATGGTGCGTGCTGCCGCCAAAAACTTCAAATACGTAGCCACTATCACCGACCCCAATAGCTACGAAAACATCATTGCAGAATTGGAGGAAAACGATGGCGCATTGACATACGAAACTCGCCACGAATTGATGCGAATAGCCTTCAATCACACCGCAGATTATGATGCTATGATTGCAGAAGCGATGGACAAATCTGCTGGTGAACACTCGATTCGCTTGTCTTTCACAGGCGGAAAAACCCTTCGATATGGCGAAAATTCACACCAATCTGCCCTTTACTTCAAAGAAGTAGGCGCACCGAATTCGCTCTACGACATGGAGATATTGCATGGCAAAGCCTTGTCTTTCAATAATATTTTGGATATTCACGGAGCAATCGAATCTGTCAGAACCCTGAACAGAACGGCTTGTTCGGTTATCAAACACAGCAATCCTTGTGGACTTTGTGAAGGTGAAAATCAGCGCACCGTTTTGGAGGCAACTTGGGCAGGTGACCCGATTTCTGCCTTTGGCTCTATCATTGCCTTCAATCAAAAAGTCGAAAAATCTACCGTAGAGTTTTTGGATTTGGACAAAAAAGCGAGTCAGCGCAAATTTGTTGAAGTCATCGTTGGCCCTTCTTTCAGCGACGACGCATTGGAATATCTTCAATTGCACAAAGACCTGAGGGTGATTGGCTATGATATCAACGCTCCTCGAACAGGCAAAGACCTCCGCTACATGAACGGCTCTCTTTTGGTGCAAGATTTGGACGTGGAACTGCACTCCAAAATCGAAACCGTCACGACTGCTTCGATAGAAGCCCCGGATGATTTGGTAGAATTTGGATTGAAAGCCATTTCCAACATCAAATCCAACGCAATTGTAGTCGTCCGCAGAAAAGGGGAGATGCTGCAATTGTTGGGTATGGGCGCAGGACAACCCAACCGCTTGATAGCTTCCAAATTAGCACTCGAAAAATGTGGTGAAAATTTGACCAACGAATATAGGGGTGCGCCAGAAGGTTTGGAGACCTACATCCGTGAAGAACTCAGCAAAACTGTCTTGATTTCGGATGCTTTTTTCCCTTTCCCCGACAATGTGGAATTGGCGCATGAATACGGTATCAAAGCCATCGTTCAGCCTGGCGGCTCTATTCGTGACAATAAGGTAATCGACAAATGCAATGAATTGGGCGTAACCATGATTTTCACAGGTTTGCGACATTTCAAACATTAG
- a CDS encoding PA14 domain-containing protein produces MSFKRLLTLLSIITLSFIAYTCSNSQQSQTSSTKERPHDPWVFRSVLDKKARMVTLALDKHLWAAYDAERCALYKVWRNGVDFDGAVYTTAHGPQPTALGDSYIVSESKNPWRILQNGQESEPTPAYKGHRYEGGQAYLMYELKMVDGKSIAVTEMAEHAENGHKPIFQRTFTTSNVPDGVEVMLLTDVSSIAAEKDIDTDGKFEVISTKERALNSAVKGVDIAGKLTLENNGTTHFNVTFIGTPMIVNEDEAARKASDEEMPAGARLIAKNDCKTCHNTYKQTIGPAYMKVARKYKTTPERIEFLANKIIKGGGGVWGTQVMSPHPDLMPADAATMAEYILKLDGEDLEEGADTIDFQPVVYVYDFGEKTHNALPPFESLSMNHRFKVGKIDFDENDFEWVKQGAGLVFDGYLDIKKTDNYVFRLQNNYMASLSIDGKELANHNSGKDEKSTDIELEMKAGYHSFRIEYYRPQLPTNLHFSWAPHGQDKFEPVSDKVLMHLVADEAPVVPSEDSGDKTPGDGIPVKGVHPSYDLCQARPDDFLPKVAGMDFLSDGRLVISTWDPAGRVLILDGVQGCDASKITVKTIAQGLAEPLGLKVVDDEIYVLQKQELTKLVDIDGDEIIDEYQTVSNQWRVSANFHEFAFGLVYKDGYFYATLATAINPGGASTQPQIPDRGKVVKISKADGSSEFIASGLRTPNGIGLGVDNEIYVADNQGDWLPASKIVHIREGAWYGSRSVDFEGTANLEEALPVVWLTQDEIGNSPSQPTVLNDGVYKGQMIHGEVTHGGLKRVFAEKVNGQYQGVVFRFTQGLEAGVNRVVWGPDGALYMGLIGNPGNWSHTGGLWYGLQRMKFNEKPTFEMLAVRAKPNGMEIEFTEPLKESDGNDAADYDIKQWRFEPTPEYGGPKLDEENLKVVSVKVSDDRKKVFLELAGMKAKHVVYVHLTKHWTSANNNELWSTEAWYTLNQIPQDGI; encoded by the coding sequence ATGAGCTTCAAACGATTACTTACCCTTCTTTCCATTATCACACTTAGTTTTATTGCTTACACTTGTAGCAATAGCCAACAAAGCCAAACGTCCTCTACCAAAGAACGCCCACACGATCCCTGGGTATTTCGCTCCGTTTTAGATAAAAAAGCGAGAATGGTCACGCTGGCATTGGACAAACACCTTTGGGCTGCTTACGATGCCGAACGCTGTGCCTTGTACAAAGTGTGGCGAAATGGCGTGGATTTCGATGGTGCAGTTTATACCACTGCACATGGCCCACAGCCTACTGCATTGGGAGATTCCTACATTGTGAGTGAATCCAAAAATCCGTGGCGTATTCTGCAAAATGGACAAGAATCAGAACCTACTCCTGCTTACAAAGGCCACCGATATGAAGGTGGTCAGGCTTACTTGATGTATGAATTGAAGATGGTGGACGGCAAAAGCATTGCAGTTACAGAAATGGCAGAACACGCCGAGAATGGTCACAAACCTATTTTTCAGCGAACTTTCACTACTTCCAATGTGCCAGATGGTGTTGAAGTAATGCTGCTGACAGATGTGAGTTCCATTGCAGCAGAAAAAGACATAGACACTGATGGCAAATTTGAAGTGATTTCTACCAAAGAAAGAGCTTTGAACTCAGCCGTCAAAGGAGTAGATATTGCAGGGAAATTGACCTTGGAAAACAATGGTACGACTCACTTCAATGTTACTTTTATCGGTACGCCAATGATTGTAAACGAAGACGAAGCGGCTCGAAAAGCGTCCGATGAAGAGATGCCCGCAGGCGCACGATTGATAGCCAAAAACGACTGCAAAACCTGCCACAATACCTACAAACAAACCATTGGACCCGCTTATATGAAGGTGGCTCGAAAATACAAAACGACTCCTGAACGCATAGAATTTCTCGCCAACAAAATCATCAAAGGCGGTGGAGGTGTTTGGGGTACTCAGGTCATGAGTCCACACCCCGATTTGATGCCTGCCGATGCTGCAACAATGGCGGAATACATTTTGAAGTTGGATGGAGAAGACTTGGAAGAAGGAGCAGATACAATTGATTTTCAGCCTGTGGTGTATGTCTATGATTTTGGTGAAAAAACGCACAATGCTTTACCTCCTTTTGAATCTTTGTCCATGAATCACCGCTTCAAAGTCGGAAAAATAGACTTCGATGAAAACGATTTTGAGTGGGTCAAACAAGGTGCGGGGCTGGTATTTGATGGGTATTTGGACATCAAAAAAACGGACAACTATGTGTTTCGCCTTCAAAACAACTACATGGCGAGCCTAAGCATTGACGGCAAAGAATTGGCGAATCATAATAGCGGCAAAGACGAAAAATCTACAGATATAGAACTGGAAATGAAGGCTGGCTATCATTCATTTCGCATCGAATACTACCGTCCGCAATTACCTACCAATCTGCATTTTTCATGGGCTCCTCATGGTCAAGATAAGTTTGAACCTGTGTCGGATAAGGTGTTGATGCACTTGGTAGCCGATGAAGCTCCCGTAGTGCCATCGGAGGATTCAGGCGATAAAACTCCTGGAGATGGAATTCCTGTGAAAGGTGTTCACCCGAGTTATGATTTGTGTCAAGCACGTCCAGACGATTTCTTGCCGAAAGTAGCAGGGATGGATTTTCTGTCAGACGGTCGTTTGGTCATCAGCACTTGGGATCCAGCAGGAAGAGTCTTGATTTTGGATGGCGTTCAGGGTTGTGATGCCAGCAAAATAACTGTCAAAACCATTGCACAAGGATTGGCAGAACCCTTGGGACTGAAGGTGGTGGATGATGAAATCTATGTGCTGCAAAAACAGGAATTGACCAAACTTGTCGATATCGATGGCGACGAAATCATTGACGAATACCAAACAGTTAGCAATCAATGGCGTGTGTCTGCCAATTTCCATGAATTTGCCTTTGGCTTGGTCTATAAAGACGGATATTTCTATGCAACATTGGCTACTGCAATCAATCCTGGAGGTGCAAGCACACAACCGCAAATCCCAGATAGGGGCAAAGTGGTCAAAATCTCAAAAGCAGATGGTAGTTCAGAGTTCATTGCCAGTGGTTTACGTACACCAAACGGCATCGGGTTGGGAGTGGACAATGAGATTTATGTAGCAGATAATCAAGGTGATTGGTTGCCCGCCAGCAAAATTGTGCATATTCGTGAAGGGGCTTGGTATGGTTCTCGATCAGTGGATTTTGAAGGTACGGCAAATTTGGAGGAGGCGCTGCCTGTTGTTTGGCTGACACAAGATGAAATTGGGAATTCTCCAAGTCAACCTACGGTTTTGAATGATGGCGTTTACAAAGGACAAATGATTCACGGTGAGGTGACACATGGCGGATTGAAGCGGGTGTTTGCCGAAAAAGTGAATGGTCAATATCAAGGGGTTGTGTTTCGATTTACGCAAGGCCTTGAAGCGGGTGTGAACCGAGTAGTTTGGGGGCCTGACGGAGCGTTGTATATGGGATTGATTGGAAATCCTGGGAATTGGAGCCATACGGGTGGTTTGTGGTATGGTTTGCAGCGCATGAAATTCAACGAAAAACCTACCTTTGAAATGCTGGCAGTTCGTGCGAAACCCAATGGTATGGAAATCGAATTTACCGAACCGCTTAAAGAGAGTGACGGCAATGATGCGGCTGATTATGACATCAAACAATGGAGATTTGAACCAACGCCAGAGTACGGTGGGCCGAAATTGGATGAGGAAAACTTGAAGGTTGTGTCGGTGAAGGTTTCGGATGACCGCAAAAAGGTATTCCTCGAATTGGCAGGAATGAAAGCGAAACATGTGGTTTATGTTCACCTCACAAAACATTGGACGAGTGCAAATAACAATGAATTGTGGAGTACAGAAGCTTGGTACACCTTAAATCAGATTCCTCAAGATGGAATTTGA